One window of the Chryseobacterium camelliae genome contains the following:
- a CDS encoding cation:proton antiporter: MDQYLLSITIIGAATTLMAWMPGFSKKTGISYSLLYVIAGVLLYLAVPQYLPDPLPDDNENLTLHLTELIVIISLMGTGIKIDRAFSFKSWSAPLKLIGITMLFCIAAAAVMGYYFLGLGIASATLLGAALAPTDPVLASDVQVGPPNDKEMSEVKFTLTSEAGLNDGVSFPFTWLAISIGLLLAGTKVSFVEWFAFDVLYRIAAGVVMGFLCGKAIGFILFRLSGQSGVVSTRDGFLAIAVTLLVYGLTEFACGYGFISVFICSITLRHYEKDHRYHQELHSFTDQIERLLLSLLMILFGGAIASGILKPITLPMFLFSAVFLLLIRPLSGRLALSKSNMSPKEKWAVGFFGIKGLGSIFYLSFAFSKFNFEYKDELWAIVSLTILLSIIIHGLSATTVMKKFKKTDQMQ, translated from the coding sequence ATGGATCAATATTTACTTAGTATAACGATAATAGGTGCAGCAACAACTCTTATGGCCTGGATGCCGGGGTTCTCAAAAAAAACAGGAATATCCTATTCTTTATTGTACGTTATTGCAGGCGTCCTGCTCTATCTGGCTGTTCCCCAATACCTTCCGGATCCTCTTCCTGATGACAACGAAAATCTGACTCTTCATCTTACTGAATTGATTGTCATTATTTCTTTAATGGGGACGGGAATCAAAATAGACCGTGCCTTTTCTTTTAAATCATGGTCAGCTCCGTTGAAGCTGATCGGTATTACCATGTTGTTCTGTATTGCTGCTGCAGCCGTTATGGGCTATTACTTTTTGGGGCTGGGTATAGCTTCGGCCACATTACTTGGTGCAGCACTGGCTCCAACAGATCCGGTACTGGCTTCGGATGTTCAGGTAGGACCTCCTAACGATAAAGAAATGTCGGAAGTCAAATTCACACTTACCTCTGAGGCAGGCCTGAATGATGGAGTCTCATTCCCTTTTACCTGGCTTGCCATCTCTATCGGTTTGCTGTTGGCGGGTACTAAGGTCAGTTTTGTGGAATGGTTTGCGTTTGATGTCCTGTACAGAATAGCAGCAGGAGTTGTAATGGGTTTTTTATGTGGTAAGGCTATCGGATTTATATTGTTTAGGCTATCGGGACAATCAGGTGTAGTATCGACCAGGGACGGTTTCCTTGCCATTGCTGTAACCCTGCTGGTCTACGGACTTACGGAATTTGCGTGCGGTTACGGGTTTATATCCGTATTTATCTGCAGCATTACCTTGCGGCATTACGAAAAAGACCATCGTTACCATCAGGAACTACACTCCTTTACAGACCAGATTGAAAGATTGCTGCTGAGCTTACTGATGATATTGTTCGGAGGTGCGATAGCATCAGGTATTTTAAAGCCGATAACCTTACCGATGTTCCTGTTTTCAGCCGTGTTCCTATTGCTGATCCGGCCGCTGTCAGGACGGCTGGCATTATCAAAATCCAACATGAGCCCGAAAGAAAAATGGGCAGTGGGTTTTTTCGGAATCAAAGGGTTAGGATCAATTTTTTATCTTTCTTTTGCTTTCAGCAAATTCAATTTCGAGTATAAGGATGAGCTGTGGGCTATCGTCTCCTTAACCATATTATTGTCCATCATCATACATGGTTTATCCGCAACAACGGTGATGAAAAAGTTCAAAAAAACCGATCAGATGCAGTAG
- a CDS encoding mechanosensitive ion channel family protein has product MKLDKAVTSILAGAGIVGSALAFAFQDIAANFISGIFISFWHPLKVGDIVSIKGYMGKVKEVNLRDIIILTFQGKMVIIPNKDVFQNPIENYSILGKRRIDLEVGVSYNDDLEKAAQLAIDAVKDIEGLSSEDEVTLFYKEFGESSINFTIRIWYSSSEQPQYLKVGHLAIIAIKKSFDQNNITIPFPIRTLDVSWPENIH; this is encoded by the coding sequence TTGAAATTAGACAAAGCGGTAACCTCAATTCTTGCCGGAGCTGGAATCGTTGGTTCGGCGTTGGCTTTTGCTTTCCAGGATATTGCAGCAAATTTTATATCCGGAATTTTTATTTCATTTTGGCACCCATTGAAAGTTGGAGATATTGTTTCGATTAAGGGCTATATGGGTAAAGTGAAAGAAGTTAATCTCAGGGATATCATCATTCTCACTTTTCAGGGTAAAATGGTTATCATTCCAAATAAAGATGTCTTTCAGAATCCGATCGAAAATTATTCGATCCTGGGAAAAAGAAGAATAGACCTGGAAGTTGGAGTATCGTATAATGACGATTTGGAGAAAGCCGCACAATTGGCCATTGATGCCGTTAAAGATATTGAAGGCCTCTCATCTGAGGATGAAGTTACTTTATTTTACAAGGAATTTGGAGAAAGTTCGATTAACTTTACGATTCGTATCTGGTACAGTTCCTCCGAGCAGCCGCAGTATTTGAAAGTAGGGCATCTCGCAATCATTGCTATAAAGAAATCCTTTGATCAGAATAATATTACAATTCCTTTTCCAATACGGACTTTAGATGTTTCCTGGCCGGAGAATATTCATTAA
- a CDS encoding AI-2E family transporter produces MDFKTFTQRCILVISLVIAVLLIAFGIDFFFMLFASVVLAVFLISIAVKIKSWLKIKYGLALTISVLLIVIITVGTGFLIYPSLNEQAAQMQKEIPQSINKLREHLSQTSWGKDLLKNIEDQGGIVKGNKKDIVNSATAIFSATISSFANIFVVLVIALFFAADPHLYKKGLLYLIPARAVRKADKLIHKCYETLANWLKGKFLSMGVVGVLTYIGLIVLDFPIPLVLSLIAMVLTFIPNIGPIIAMVPAMLIGLVKSPEQALYAAVLYMIVQTLESYLITPYINKKAVDLPPALTLAWQVFLGIFLGGLGLFMATPLLAIIFVLVNDLYVKDYLKKRSADLS; encoded by the coding sequence TTGGATTTTAAAACATTTACTCAACGCTGTATTCTTGTAATTTCCTTGGTCATTGCCGTCCTGTTAATCGCATTTGGTATTGATTTCTTTTTCATGCTTTTTGCCTCGGTTGTTTTGGCTGTATTTCTGATTTCAATCGCCGTAAAAATAAAAAGCTGGCTGAAAATAAAGTATGGCTTGGCACTTACCATTTCCGTTTTGCTGATCGTTATCATCACCGTCGGAACCGGATTTCTGATCTATCCTTCGCTCAACGAACAGGCAGCACAAATGCAGAAAGAAATTCCGCAGTCAATAAATAAACTTAGAGAACATTTATCCCAAACTTCCTGGGGTAAAGACCTGCTGAAAAACATTGAAGATCAAGGCGGTATCGTAAAGGGAAATAAAAAAGACATCGTAAACAGTGCCACTGCTATATTTTCAGCTACTATATCATCGTTTGCCAATATTTTTGTTGTGCTGGTTATTGCGCTATTCTTTGCCGCAGATCCGCATCTGTATAAAAAAGGTTTGCTATATCTGATTCCAGCCCGGGCAGTACGAAAAGCGGATAAACTGATTCACAAATGTTATGAAACCCTGGCTAACTGGCTCAAAGGGAAATTCCTGTCAATGGGAGTGGTCGGCGTGCTTACCTATATTGGGCTTATCGTCTTAGATTTTCCGATACCGCTTGTTCTTTCACTAATTGCCATGGTTCTTACATTCATTCCTAATATCGGTCCGATCATTGCTATGGTGCCGGCCATGCTGATCGGCTTGGTAAAAAGTCCCGAACAGGCCCTTTATGCAGCTGTGCTTTACATGATTGTTCAGACCTTGGAGAGCTATCTTATTACGCCGTACATTAATAAGAAGGCAGTCGATCTTCCACCAGCCCTTACGTTGGCATGGCAGGTATTCTTAGGGATTTTCCTGGGCGGGCTTGGACTTTTTATGGCCACGCCGCTACTGGCTATCATCTTTGTTCTGGTGAATGATTTGTATGTAAAAGACTACCTGAAAAAAAGAAGCGCAGATCTCTCCTGA
- a CDS encoding mechanosensitive ion channel family protein, with translation MFSINDETSAIYDWTLNLSKSIGLNDQAAQISTVCILLISLLLFILLVDYILRFFLHSTLLQLIRKTNDQWGNYLVQNKILTYLTRLILAAVTQQLIPIIFNGFPSFNSLLYKILSVLILFFLFKLLNGLLKTGRDVLRMSKAFANKPVDSYLQVLQILLIFILITLTVSIFTGSSPWSFLVSLGAASAVLMLVFKDTILGFVASIQVSANDSVRVGDWIEMPKYGVDGDILEINLNNVRVQNFDKTIVTIPTYTLLSDSFKNYRGM, from the coding sequence ATGTTTAGCATTAACGATGAGACTAGCGCAATTTATGATTGGACACTAAATCTTTCAAAATCAATAGGACTTAATGACCAGGCCGCACAAATAAGCACAGTGTGTATTCTGCTGATTTCATTGCTGTTATTTATTTTACTGGTTGATTATATTCTCCGTTTTTTTTTGCACTCTACGCTCCTTCAACTTATCCGGAAAACAAATGATCAGTGGGGAAATTATCTGGTTCAAAATAAAATATTAACCTATTTAACGAGGTTAATCCTTGCAGCAGTCACGCAACAGCTTATTCCGATTATTTTCAACGGCTTTCCGTCGTTCAATAGTCTGCTTTATAAAATTCTCAGCGTACTTATTTTATTCTTTCTTTTTAAATTATTAAACGGTCTTCTAAAAACGGGAAGGGATGTTTTACGAATGAGCAAGGCATTTGCTAACAAACCAGTTGATAGCTATCTTCAGGTACTACAGATACTTCTGATTTTTATTTTAATCACCCTTACGGTTTCAATATTTACGGGAAGCTCACCATGGTCTTTCCTTGTATCACTGGGAGCTGCTTCAGCTGTCCTGATGTTGGTATTTAAAGATACAATTTTAGGATTTGTTGCAAGCATACAGGTTTCGGCAAATGACTCTGTAAGGGTAGGTGACTGGATAGAAATGCCAAAATATGGCGTAGATGGTGATATTCTTGAGATTAATTTAAATAATGTCAGAGTACAAAACTTCGATAAAACCATTGTAACGATTCCGACGTATACGCTTTTAAGTGATTCTTTCAAAAATTACCGAGGGATGTAG
- a CDS encoding SulP family inorganic anion transporter: MENTSSGFRLQNINIKNEILAGLTVAMTMIPESLSFAILAGLSPLTGLYAAFLMGIVTALIGGRPGMVSGGAGATVVVLIALASSHGVEYLFAAVIMAGIIQLCVGVLKLGKFVRLIPQPVMYGFLNGLAVIIFMAQVNQFKVMENGISSWMEGSALYIMAGLTLLTIAIVFFFPKITKAVPSSLVAIIVVFGLVYFLGIDTRKVLDIASVSGSLPSFHIPRIPFTLETLKIIFPYALIMAGVGMIESLLTLNMVDEITNTKGNSNKEACAQGVANIANGFFGGMGGCAMVAQTLVNIDAGARTRISAIIGSLAILTIILVGSPVIEQIPMAALVGVMMMVAIGTFEWVSFRIITKMPKSDIFVGMLVAIITVLLHNLALAVLIGVIISALVFAWDNAKRIRARKSTDQNGSKIYEIYGPLFFGSTTAFTDKFDVLDDPEKIIIDFKESRIVDMSAIEALKKVTDKYKSQGKKVVLKHLSTDCIQLLDNASGFIEVNLHEDPTYKIIPKK; encoded by the coding sequence ATGGAAAATACTTCTTCTGGTTTTCGATTACAAAATATTAATATTAAAAATGAAATTTTAGCAGGACTAACGGTTGCTATGACTATGATACCGGAGTCGCTTTCTTTTGCAATCCTGGCAGGCCTGTCCCCGCTGACCGGTCTCTATGCTGCATTCTTAATGGGAATTGTCACAGCACTTATTGGAGGACGGCCGGGCATGGTCTCAGGAGGTGCAGGTGCCACAGTAGTTGTCCTTATTGCCCTTGCTTCTTCTCATGGAGTTGAATATCTTTTTGCGGCCGTTATCATGGCAGGAATAATCCAACTCTGTGTCGGTGTACTGAAACTAGGTAAGTTCGTAAGACTGATCCCACAGCCTGTGATGTATGGTTTTTTAAATGGTCTTGCGGTGATCATCTTTATGGCACAGGTAAACCAGTTCAAGGTAATGGAAAATGGAATCAGTTCCTGGATGGAAGGTTCTGCCCTCTATATTATGGCCGGATTAACCCTTTTAACCATTGCAATCGTCTTTTTCTTTCCGAAGATCACTAAGGCTGTGCCTTCATCACTGGTTGCCATCATTGTAGTTTTCGGACTGGTATATTTTCTCGGTATTGACACCAGAAAAGTGCTTGATATTGCATCGGTTAGTGGTTCTCTGCCATCTTTTCATATCCCGAGAATTCCATTTACTTTAGAAACTTTAAAAATCATTTTTCCTTATGCCTTAATTATGGCAGGGGTCGGAATGATAGAATCTTTACTGACCTTGAATATGGTAGATGAAATTACCAATACAAAAGGAAACTCCAACAAGGAAGCATGCGCCCAAGGTGTTGCTAACATTGCTAATGGATTTTTCGGAGGAATGGGAGGTTGTGCCATGGTAGCACAAACGCTGGTTAATATTGATGCTGGTGCCAGAACCAGGATTTCTGCAATAATCGGCTCTTTGGCTATTTTAACTATAATCCTGGTGGGAAGTCCTGTTATCGAGCAAATACCAATGGCCGCTTTGGTAGGTGTAATGATGATGGTAGCGATAGGTACTTTTGAATGGGTTTCTTTTCGCATCATCACAAAAATGCCTAAATCAGATATTTTTGTGGGCATGCTCGTAGCTATTATTACTGTCTTGCTACATAATCTTGCCTTGGCCGTCCTGATAGGTGTTATTATATCTGCTTTGGTTTTTGCCTGGGATAATGCGAAAAGAATTCGTGCGAGAAAATCAACAGATCAAAACGGAAGTAAAATTTACGAAATTTACGGACCATTATTTTTTGGCAGCACCACAGCCTTTACTGATAAATTTGATGTCCTGGATGACCCGGAGAAAATAATTATTGATTTCAAAGAATCCCGTATAGTCGATATGTCTGCTATTGAGGCCTTGAAGAAGGTGACAGACAAATATAAATCACAAGGTAAAAAAGTTGTTTTAAAGCATCTTAGTACAGACTGTATTCAATTACTAGATAATGCCAGCGGCTTTATAGAAGTAAATCTTCATGAAGATCCAACCTATAAAATAATACCTAAAAAATAG
- a CDS encoding helix-turn-helix transcriptional regulator, with product MKILSELIKIVDQNPDSIVVMRQQTEQRLPAHRHDKAQLLLVYGGIAYLQTDEKDFYIPSNHYIWIPKNYPHNLMFNTQDLYIINIYFPNKTTAGFYDELGIYPVSNLLAEMLSFSEKWQGNYFKGSWKFEFLLTLKSVLSKENLKKFSIQLPTTNDKRLNAIIDSFRDRLNENLNLDIIAEQSGMSVRSLTRLFQTKLHITFVQYVKMLRIIRALELIKDTDLNMTEIAYEIGYSNISAFSNNFQQLTNMRPTEFKTK from the coding sequence ATGAAAATTCTGAGTGAATTAATAAAGATTGTGGATCAAAATCCCGATTCCATCGTTGTAATGAGGCAACAGACGGAGCAGCGCCTGCCTGCTCATCGGCATGATAAGGCTCAGTTACTATTGGTTTATGGCGGGATTGCTTATTTGCAGACAGACGAAAAGGATTTTTATATTCCGTCAAATCATTACATTTGGATACCCAAAAATTATCCTCACAACCTGATGTTTAATACACAGGATCTGTATATCATTAATATTTACTTTCCTAACAAGACAACAGCTGGTTTTTATGATGAACTGGGTATTTATCCTGTAAGTAATCTTCTTGCAGAAATGCTCTCATTTAGTGAGAAATGGCAAGGAAATTATTTTAAAGGCTCGTGGAAATTTGAATTTTTATTAACTCTTAAAAGCGTGTTATCAAAGGAAAATCTTAAAAAATTCTCCATCCAGCTTCCTACTACAAACGATAAACGGCTCAATGCAATTATCGACAGCTTTAGAGACAGGTTAAATGAAAATCTAAATTTAGATATTATTGCTGAGCAATCGGGAATGAGTGTGCGTAGCCTGACAAGGTTATTTCAAACGAAATTGCATATAACTTTTGTTCAATACGTAAAGATGCTGCGTATTATCCGGGCGCTGGAATTGATTAAGGATACAGATTTAAACATGACGGAGATAGCCTATGAAATTGGTTATTCGAATATATCTGCTTTTAGCAATAACTTTCAGCAACTGACAAATATGAGACCTACGGAGTTTAAAACGAAATGA
- a CDS encoding TolC family protein: MKQYKTAQILGILFQLIASSIYAQHTKKAQALSLEEIWKVAEINSRQLKLSDLNYQQSKIEILEARDRLLPELSVGGDVKLNSKFLIYDNGLFSSPQDVPVKGYGYGVGYNFNFNLYNGGKDKRNITLRKEEETRKQYELDLQKHSVKYNVAIAYFDLYKFLHFYDFINAEIEAEKKQSRLIESLHKNGTVLKSDVLRTSVKLSELELSLSDVSKKIEIAKQRLNILMGHENDLELAIRYQDTIELSGITGGDYNDYVDIAFNRSPEYKMVGSDIKWSELNLKQVKATLLPKVSLYSNYNYTYPQISFYPYSNDLWAFGQTGIKVQYSIDNLYKSKHTIARAQVASNQAKEKAEMKRDEISLQVKETYLQQQQALETVETAKQNIIKTTETVRVIRSSYLNQESLLTDLLEAENALLKSKFNLTTAQVNVKVTHIKLLAIIGIL, translated from the coding sequence ATGAAACAATATAAAACAGCTCAGATTTTGGGAATACTGTTTCAGTTGATTGCATCATCCATTTATGCCCAGCATACCAAAAAAGCCCAGGCTTTAAGTTTGGAAGAAATATGGAAAGTTGCAGAAATAAATAGCCGGCAACTGAAACTTTCCGATCTAAACTATCAGCAAAGTAAAATAGAAATATTGGAAGCCAGAGACCGTTTGCTACCGGAGCTATCGGTTGGTGGAGACGTAAAACTCAATTCCAAATTTCTTATCTATGACAATGGGTTATTCTCTTCTCCGCAGGATGTGCCTGTAAAAGGCTATGGATACGGAGTGGGTTACAACTTTAACTTTAACCTCTACAATGGTGGTAAAGACAAAAGGAACATCACTCTAAGAAAGGAAGAGGAGACGCGAAAACAATATGAACTGGATCTGCAAAAGCATAGCGTAAAATATAATGTAGCAATTGCTTATTTTGATTTGTATAAGTTTTTACATTTCTATGACTTTATTAATGCGGAGATTGAAGCAGAAAAAAAGCAGTCGAGATTAATAGAAAGTCTGCATAAAAACGGTACTGTTCTAAAGAGTGATGTACTGCGAACCTCGGTGAAATTGTCTGAACTGGAACTTAGTCTTTCCGATGTTAGCAAAAAGATTGAAATAGCCAAACAACGCCTGAATATACTGATGGGACATGAAAATGATCTGGAGCTGGCAATCAGATACCAAGATACAATTGAATTAAGCGGCATTACAGGTGGTGACTACAACGATTATGTAGACATCGCTTTTAACAGATCTCCGGAATATAAAATGGTTGGCAGCGATATTAAATGGAGTGAACTGAACCTAAAACAAGTGAAAGCTACGCTATTGCCCAAAGTTTCCCTGTACTCCAATTACAATTATACTTATCCGCAGATTTCCTTTTATCCGTATTCAAATGATTTGTGGGCATTTGGTCAGACAGGAATTAAGGTACAGTATTCTATTGATAATCTTTACAAAAGTAAGCATACCATTGCTCGTGCTCAGGTTGCCAGCAATCAGGCTAAAGAAAAAGCAGAGATGAAGAGGGACGAAATATCTCTTCAGGTAAAAGAAACCTATTTGCAGCAACAGCAGGCTTTGGAAACTGTCGAAACAGCAAAACAAAATATTATTAAAACTACCGAAACCGTTCGTGTGATCAGAAGCAGCTACTTAAATCAGGAATCACTACTGACAGATCTCTTAGAAGCGGAAAACGCTTTACTGAAGTCAAAATTCAATCTGACAACAGCACAGGTAAACGTAAAAGTAACCCATATCAAACTATTGGCAATTATAGGAATTCTTTAA
- a CDS encoding HlyD family secretion protein: MMNKNKTDKIVVTLTKWFGIALFVGIIIRCTIYFLKGYRYEQTNDAQVDVYLSPINTKVGGYISKIYYKDNKVVKKGDTLVVIELDEYGLKRDAASAELMSSNAKLPILSANEETQLKSIEVIKAQLAGAKARLSQQQREFERYKNLLSDESTTQQKFDNISASLAIAQSDYDQAEASLQVAESKLNDFRAQHHAIQAEIKIKETLLQRQELDIRYTVITAPFDGQIGKKTIQEGQLIQPGQTLAFLVNTAEEKWVIANFKETQISDFKTGQLVSIEVDAFPNEKFNGTIESLSPTTGSRYSLLPPDNATGNFVKIIQRIPVRIKLTDKPEKLGKLSAGMNANVYVLKDK, encoded by the coding sequence ATGATGAACAAAAATAAAACAGATAAAATTGTTGTAACCCTAACCAAATGGTTTGGAATTGCATTATTCGTAGGGATCATTATTAGGTGCACTATCTATTTCCTAAAAGGATATCGCTATGAACAGACTAATGATGCACAGGTGGATGTTTACCTATCACCGATAAACACAAAAGTGGGTGGCTATATCAGCAAAATATATTACAAGGACAATAAAGTTGTTAAAAAAGGTGATACGCTAGTAGTCATTGAATTAGACGAGTATGGACTTAAAAGAGATGCTGCATCAGCAGAACTCATGAGTTCAAACGCCAAATTACCGATTTTATCCGCGAATGAAGAAACTCAACTTAAAAGTATTGAGGTTATAAAAGCTCAATTAGCAGGAGCTAAAGCGAGATTGAGCCAACAGCAAAGAGAGTTTGAACGTTATAAAAATCTACTGTCGGACGAATCTACCACACAACAAAAATTCGACAACATCAGTGCTTCTTTAGCCATTGCACAATCAGATTATGATCAGGCTGAAGCTTCTTTACAAGTAGCCGAATCCAAATTGAATGATTTTAGAGCACAACATCATGCAATACAGGCGGAGATAAAAATCAAAGAAACACTTCTTCAAAGACAGGAACTGGACATTCGATATACGGTTATCACTGCACCATTTGATGGACAAATCGGTAAAAAGACCATTCAGGAAGGTCAACTGATACAACCTGGGCAAACATTAGCTTTTTTGGTGAACACAGCCGAGGAAAAGTGGGTGATTGCAAATTTTAAAGAAACACAGATTAGCGACTTCAAAACCGGGCAACTGGTATCCATAGAAGTTGATGCTTTTCCAAATGAAAAGTTCAATGGTACCATTGAATCACTTTCGCCAACCACAGGTTCGCGTTATTCACTACTTCCACCAGATAATGCTACAGGTAATTTTGTTAAAATCATCCAACGGATTCCTGTAAGAATTAAACTGACTGATAAGCCTGAAAAATTGGGAAAACTCTCTGCCGGAATGAATGCCAATGTTTACGTTTTAAAAGATAAATGA
- a CDS encoding MFS transporter, giving the protein MMQAHKIPVFKSWVSEWVARSVIFAILMACLFSFAFYGNPVAAMGFYGIQSTDVQYGMVVIYGSTVAFLALDFRIVKYFTPRKYLLIAIAVNVLCSVLCFHFKDWMLFVICQFFQGITCALMSGIVLQLIFPRLQSVRGRVIAFSLLYGSIQIAVPFYSIFSGVVIYFFDFNWLFYGFIIILIMLTVTILLTMNSKARFTKKIPLYQVDWIGYLFYVSFILILGYILVYGRQLGWFGSSLIITFTIVNLTILSLFVLRELKLKRPLINLQIFKTKNFVIGLLLLFTFYIFKGSTGLAYGYLEVILGNDPLSIIPIWTAVILGTIVSMFVISRFILMGYNLIRMIIVGFGIMGVYYAYMILFVSVQGETVDFIFPMFIYGVATGVLFVPIVSFTTSSAPPKIAINASLWGILARFTGFTTSLALNNELQLFAKSGVREKIRESLTETNPQLQTTLMDIQNQYVNAGSDIYTSKAVSTGYFNQMIGHQILARATRDYYDLMLTGVIFVIVALLLLPQIQHVVLKLRKGNIPY; this is encoded by the coding sequence ATGATGCAAGCACACAAAATACCGGTTTTTAAATCCTGGGTATCGGAATGGGTGGCGAGATCCGTCATATTTGCCATTCTGATGGCCTGCTTGTTTAGCTTCGCTTTTTACGGCAATCCAGTTGCAGCAATGGGTTTTTACGGGATACAGTCTACCGATGTACAATATGGTATGGTCGTTATTTATGGTTCTACTGTAGCTTTCCTGGCACTTGATTTTCGTATCGTAAAATATTTTACACCTCGGAAATATTTATTGATTGCTATAGCCGTAAATGTACTATGTTCTGTGCTCTGTTTTCACTTTAAGGATTGGATGTTGTTTGTTATTTGCCAGTTTTTTCAAGGAATTACCTGTGCATTAATGTCAGGCATCGTATTACAACTTATATTCCCAAGATTGCAGTCTGTCCGAGGCCGAGTGATTGCCTTTAGCTTGCTATATGGCAGTATACAGATTGCCGTTCCATTTTATTCTATTTTTAGCGGCGTGGTCATTTATTTTTTTGATTTCAACTGGTTATTCTACGGGTTTATTATCATACTCATCATGCTAACAGTTACTATATTGCTAACCATGAACAGTAAGGCCCGGTTTACCAAAAAAATACCACTTTATCAGGTGGATTGGATAGGTTATTTGTTTTATGTATCTTTTATCTTAATCCTGGGATACATCCTTGTATATGGGCGACAACTGGGATGGTTCGGCAGTTCGTTAATCATTACATTTACTATAGTTAATCTAACTATTCTTTCACTTTTTGTTCTTAGAGAATTAAAACTAAAAAGACCATTGATCAACTTACAAATTTTCAAGACCAAGAATTTTGTGATTGGGCTATTACTGCTTTTTACATTTTATATTTTTAAGGGAAGCACAGGACTAGCCTATGGTTACCTTGAAGTAATTTTAGGAAATGATCCACTGAGCATCATTCCTATATGGACGGCTGTCATTTTAGGAACAATAGTGAGTATGTTCGTTATTTCCAGATTTATACTGATGGGTTACAACTTAATCAGGATGATTATTGTTGGCTTTGGAATAATGGGGGTTTATTATGCTTATATGATACTTTTTGTTTCTGTGCAGGGCGAGACAGTTGATTTCATCTTTCCAATGTTTATTTATGGTGTAGCAACAGGAGTCTTATTTGTTCCTATAGTTTCATTTACCACTTCATCAGCACCTCCCAAAATCGCCATCAATGCATCGCTTTGGGGTATACTGGCCAGGTTTACAGGTTTTACAACTAGTCTGGCACTGAACAACGAACTCCAATTGTTTGCAAAATCCGGGGTTCGGGAAAAGATTCGGGAATCACTCACAGAAACCAACCCTCAATTGCAAACTACCTTAATGGATATTCAAAATCAATATGTGAATGCAGGAAGTGATATCTATACTTCCAAAGCAGTATCCACAGGCTATTTTAATCAAATGATAGGTCATCAGATATTAGCTCGTGCTACTAGAGATTATTATGATTTGATGTTAACAGGTGTGATTTTTGTAATTGTTGCTTTGCTACTCTTGCCACAAATTCAACATGTTGTTTTGAAATTAAGAAAAGGTAATATTCCTTATTGA
- a CDS encoding DUF6150 family protein — translation MSRIYQTSVMGEAHIRVALVSQGEADLLVYRVSSPGLAVVDARWFITRNRQDATCCVIFTSVGMAQVKVCFVDTYGEPGWQKESRYRGKLG, via the coding sequence ATGTCAAGAATATATCAAACATCAGTAATGGGAGAGGCCCATATCAGGGTGGCACTCGTCAGCCAGGGTGAAGCAGATTTATTGGTTTATCGGGTTTCTTCGCCAGGACTCGCTGTTGTCGATGCACGGTGGTTTATTACCCGTAATAGGCAGGATGCAACATGTTGTGTTATTTTTACTTCTGTTGGTATGGCGCAGGTCAAGGTATGTTTTGTGGATACTTATGGTGAACCTGGATGGCAGAAGGAAAGCCGGTACCGAGGTAAATTGGGCTAG